CCCGTCGAGAGCCGGTATCTCTATTGGTGACTCACTAGCGGCCACATTCGCTGCTCTTGGCGCGTTGGTGGCGGTGCATAATCGGACGATCACGGGCGAGGGGCAGGTGGTCGATACCGCTATCTACGAGGCGGTACTCGCGATGATGGAGTCGCTTATCCCCGAGTACACGCTTGGAAACTATATCCGCGAACGCACGGGGGCTGTTTTGCCTAACATTGCTCCGTCGAACATCTATCCGACCAAAGATGGCCTTCTTCTGCTAATCGCAGCCAATCAGGACTCGGTCTTCGCGCGACTCACGCTCGCCATGGGGCAGCCGGAACTAGCTGAGGATCCTCGATTCGTCAGCCACAGCGCACGCGGAGCTAATCAGGCGATGCTTGATGAGATTATCGCTCGCTGGACGAGCAGTCTTGAGACCGGGCAGCTTGAGGAGTTGCTTCAAGCGCACGGTGTTCCCGAGGGCAAGATCTACCGGGCTCCGGAGATGTTGACCGATCCCCATTTTTTGGCTCGAGAGGACATCATCACCCTGGCGCACCCGCACTTTGGCGACATGCAGATGCACAACGTGGCGCCACGGTTGATGGGCACCCCAGGAAGAGTCCGTTGGGTCGGTCCTGAACTGGGTGAACATAATTTCGAGGTGCTCGGAGGTCTACTCGGTCTGTCGGTGGACGAGATCGCCGCACTAAGAGAGCGAGATGTGGTGTAAGCAGGCGACTCTACGTGACAGGGGCGGCCGTGGAGAGGTGATTCCTTTTCACAAGTCGTAGGCAAACGTAACCAGAGCTGGTTTGGTGACGGAGATGTGAATAGATGGAAGGTTGTTTATGAGCTGATGCGGTCGGTGTCGGCCGCTGAGGAGAGAAGAGGAGAACAGGAATGGGGTATCGATTAGGTGTTGATGTGGGAGGAACCTTCACTGACCTCTTGCTGATAGACGAGGAATCAGGGGCGACTCATCGGGCGAAGGTGCCATCAACGCCGGGAGACCCGTCGATCGCAGTCTTGCAGGGAATAGATTTGATTACTCAGCGGGCATCGGTGGATCCTGGTGAGTTGAGCCAAGTGATGCATGGCACTACGGTGGCGACGAACGCTGTGCTTGAGGGGAAGGGGGCCAAGGTCGGCCTAGTGGTGACTGAGGGGTATCGGCAGATCCTGCAGGTAGCTCGCTCTTTTGTCCCCGGCGGACTCGCTGGCTGGATCGTCTGGCCTAAACCAGAGCCGTTGGCCTCTCTCGAGAACACGATCGAGGTCAAGGAGAGAATTGATGCACGCGGTCAAGTAATCAGGCACATAGATCAGGCGGCCCTCCGGCAGGAGCTGGAACGCCTCCGCACCCACGCCATCGAGGCACTCACGATTTCGTTGATGAATTCGTTTACAAACGACGAACACGAGCTTGAGGTGGCGCGGTTAGCTGAGGAGATCTTTCCAGATATTCCGATCTCATTGTCGTCGAAGATCTTACCTGAGATCAAGGAGTATGAACGGACGCTAACTACCGTGGCTAACTCCTATGTTCGACCACGCGCGTCGCAGTACTTGAACAATCTGTCCAGCGAGCTTGGACGTCGTGCACCTGGTGCTCGTCTCCACATTCTTCGCTCTGATGGAGGTTTGATGGGATTGGAGGTCGCCTCGGCTGCTCCTGTAAACATGCTGATGAGTGGTCCTGCCGGGGGCGTCTCTGGGGCGGTATGGATCGCTAGTCAAGCTGGCTACAGCGATCTCTTGACCTTTGACATGGGTGGCACTAGCACCGACGTGGCGCTTGTGCAGCAGGCGATCCCTAAGGTCGGGCGGGAGACCTCGGTTGGGGATCTGACCATTCGCGCCTCCTCGATTGACGTGCGGACGGTCGGTGCTGGCGGTGGCTCGATAGCACACGTGCCGGCGCTAACCAAGGCACTCCGTGTCGGCCCTCAATCCGCTGGTGCCGATCCTGGCCCAGCGGCATATGGGCGAGGAGGAACTGAGCCCACGGTGACGGATGCAAACATGGTGCTTGGCTACTTGCCGTCTGGTCTGTTAGACGGAGAGATGGGGCTCGACGGGGAAGCCGCCCGCGGTGCGCTCGAACCGTTAGCCGAGGCCCTAGGGATCGAGGTTGAGCGAGCCGCTTCTGGGGTGATTGACATTGTGAATGAGAATATGTTTGGTGCGCTTCGGTTGGTATCGGTGCAGCAAGGCTACGATCCCCGTGACTTTGCGCTGGTCGCCTTCGGCGGAGCAGGTCCGTTGCATGCCAACGCATTGGGGCGGCTCATGGGTTCATGGCCGGTTATCGTTCCACCGTCGCCAGGAGTACTCTGCGCGTTCGGAGATGCGACGACACGGCTACGTTCGGAGTCCTCGCACACCTATATTCGTCGATTCTCCGAGGTCTCGAGTCAGCAGGTGTTGGAGGAGCTAGAACGACTGCGCATCGATGCAGCCGCCGAGCTGGTGAGTCAAGGAGTCGCTGAGTCGGATCAAGAGATTGGTTACTCCATAGACATGCGTTACCATGGCCAAGGTTTCGAGGTGACGATTGATGTTGACCCAGCCATGCTAACCGACGAGCTCTTGGATCAGACGTGTGCCAAGTTTGAAGCCGAGCATGAGCGTCTCTTCACGTTTGCACTCGACCAGGAGTGCGAGCTCGTACATCTACGCGCAATTGCTCAAGGCGCACGTCCAAAGGTGGAGGCATTGCAGATAGAGGTTGGTGACGAAGACGCCTCATCTGCAGTCATAGCAACCAAGGAGATCTATGTCGAAGGAGAGAGAGCTCCGGCCAAGATCTACGCTCGTTCGCGCCTACGGGCTAACAACCGGATCCCAGGTCCAGCCATTGTGTCGGAGATGGACTCTACCACGCTGGTTTTGCCGGGGCACGAGGCTCGCGTGGATGCCTATGGCAATCTCATCATCAATCCAGTTGTCTGAATCGAGTGTTGTCATCTAACCAATCTGTGAATCAAAAGGAGGAGTTGCAGTGGCCCAAATTATAGAGACTTCAAGTCAGTCATTCGCGTCGGTTGATGTCGACCTTGTAACGGTGGATATTATTGAGAACGCTCTACGTAATGCTCGTTATGAGATGGATGCGGTTCTCTTTCGCACCGCCATGAGCCCGGGAATCCGAGAACAGCACGACGAGTTCCCGCTGATCGCCGATCATAAAGGTCGAATGGTGGTTGGGCAGTTCGGATCCTTCATCGGAGGATTTCTGGACAACTATCAAGGCACCGTTGAGGAGGGGGATATCTTTCTCACCTCTGACCCATACAGCTGTGATGGTGCCATCAGCCACGCCAACGACTGGTTGGTTTTGATGCCGATCTACCTGGAGGGGCGTATCGTAGGCTGGGCGGCGATGTTTGGACATATGACCGATGTAGGCGGAAAGGTGCCTGGATCTCTGCCGACCGATGCCGAGAGTATCTTCGAGGAGGGGGTGGTGATTCCACCTACCAAGATCTATCGACGCGGTGTTCTCAACCACGAGATGCTCGAACTTATTTTGAATCAGGTCCGTATGAAGCAGTGGAACCGGAGTGACCTTAACGCTATCGTCGCCGCCTGCAGGACCGCTGGCCGTCGGGTGGTTGAGCTCTGTGGCCGATTCGGAACTGATGTCTACATCTCAACTTTGGAGCAGCTGCTTGAACGTAACTATCGAGCGATGGAGCAGCTAATCCTGCAGACGGTCTCAGAAGAACGTATCTCTTTCACCGACTACCTCGACGATGATGGTCTTGGCAACGGCCCATATCGGATCCACTGCACCATGTGGAGAGAGGGCAATAAGGTCCATTTGGATTTTGAGGGAACAGACCCACAATCGGAGGGCCCGATCAACTTCTTTTTGAACGTAAACATGTTCAAAATGTTCTTTGGGATCTACATGATCATGGTGTTTGACCCACAGATCCTCTGGAACGATGGCTTCTATCCACTGGTTGAGGTACATATTCCAGAGAGGTCGCTCCTCCGCCCCGCTTACCCAGCTGCCCTCTCGTGTCGAACACACGGCCTTGGGAGAATCTTCGATATCCTCGGTGGTCTTCTCGGTCAGCGGCAACCGGAGTTCCTTTGCGCAGCCGGATTCTCCTCGTCTCCACACCTTATGTACTCTGGCACCGACCAGGCCGGCGAGTGGTTCCAGCTCTATCAGATCGGCTTTGGAGGTATCCCTGGTCGACCGTTTGGCGATGGTCCGGACGGTCATTCACTGTGGCCATCGTTTACGAATGTGCCTAATGAATTCCTTGAGGCCTACTTCCCGCTGGTAATCGAGAGGTATGAGACGGTGGCTGACTCTGGCGGTCCGGGCTTTTTCCGTGGGGGCAACGGGATCGATATCGCCTATCGCTTTCTCGAGCCAGGCACCATCTCAATTCATGACGATCGCTGGTTGACCTATCCATGGGGAGTGAATGGCGGATTGCCTGGTGCGAGGAGCACAAAGTATGTGATCCGTACTAACGGAGACACAGAGGTGCTGCCGTCGAAGTGTGATCATGTGAAGGTTGAGGTAGGTGATATTCTCCACTACGTGACCTGGGGAGGTGGCGGATGGGGCGATCCGCTCGATCGGGCGGCAGAGCTGGTAGCCCTCGAGGTTAAGCGTGGTTTGGTTACCCATGAAGGCGCCAAGCGTTACGGGGTTGTCTTAGATGACCATGGAGCAGTTGTGGAGCCGGCAACCGAGTCCCTGAGGGACGAGATCCGCCAGCAGCGTGGCGACCTTGCTGTCTTTGACTACGGTGCGCCTCTTGATGAACTCAAGCGCAGGTCGATGGAGGAGACTGGGCTGATGGCGCCGAGAGATCCTGTCTTTGGTGCTCGGTAAGAACATTGGAACGACGTCCGGTTAGTGAAGATTATCGTCAAGCAGGCTTCTCTGGTTCGGTCGGTTTTGGCGTGCGCCCTGCGGTGGTTGTAGTTGATCTTGTTCGTGCCTATCTAGATCCCGAATCGCCTTTGTTCTCACCTCGCTACGAGTCGGTACTTCGGGCGGTGAGTACACTTGTCGCTGCCGCCCACGCCTCCAGTCATCCGGTGGTCTTCACCGGTGTGGCCTACGCCAAGGGTGGATTCGACGGAGGATATTTTTGGCGCAAGGTTCCTTCGCTGCATGTCTTCGAGGATGGGTCGACTCTACGTGAATTCGATGCCCGTCTGCAACCTGAGCAGGGCGACCTGACGATTATGAAGCAGTACGCCTCGGCGTTCTTTGGTACCTCGCTGGCGTCCACGTTGCATGCCGTAGGGGTCGACACGCTTCTAATAGCCGGAGTCTCCACATCTGGATGTGTCCGTGCGACCGCTGTTGACGCGCTGCAGTTTGGCTTTCGACCCACCATCGTGCGTGAGGCGGTGGGTGATCGGACAGAATCGATCCAGCAGGCGAACCTGTTTGATCTTGAGGCAAAGTATGCAGATGTCTGTTCGCTCGATGATGCGTGTGCCTATTTGGGCCGTGCCGACATCGACCTACGGTGAACTTGGTTGGCGACCAATCCTGTAGATGGTCTCGCCCCTCAGTCTTTGGTGGTGAGAGTCCGGTAGTCGGCTAACCGAGTCGCGCTCCAGTGGCGGTGCCGAACCTTTTATGAAGCTCTTGTTTGATCACTCGAGGGAATCCAGCTGCGGTGAGCTGTTGTAGACCTGCTACCGCGATTTGTGCCTCAGCGTCGCCTTTGATAGCTCGATGACAAAGCGCCGGATCGAGATTGGCTACCGCGAGAATGGCGCCTTGGATGGCGAGGATGCCGGCGAGGGCGAGCAGCACTGGGTTGCCGACGTAGAGGGCGCCGTGAAAGCGTTGCACCTCGTCGAGGAGACGGGCTGCATCGCCGCTAGAGTCCTTACAGCCGGCTACAGGAAGAGAGCATAGGGTGTCGACTTCGATTCCGGGCGACGAGACGGCGGGAAAATGATAGGCCAGTATCGGAGTAGAAGGACAAGCGGCAGCTATCGCTTCATAGTAAGGGCGCGAATCCGACGATCGGGGGGGTGAGAGAACTAGCAGGGCGTCGGCTCCGTTGTCGACCGCTCGCATTGAGGTGATTACTGCTGCTCGAGCTGATGGTTGGCCGGTGCCCACGAAGACGGGAATGTGAGCTGGAAGGGCGGCTCGCACCTGACGGACCAGCTCTACCCTTTCGTCATCGGTTAGAGCACTCGCCTCTCCGGTGCTGCCTGCTACTAGCACCCCGTTGACACCGAGATCGACGAGCCTAGCGGCATGTTCCGCCGTGGCC
The DNA window shown above is from Ferrimicrobium acidiphilum DSM 19497 and carries:
- a CDS encoding CaiB/BaiF CoA transferase family protein, encoding MDTVDAADDPERLPLEDLRVIEMGQLLAGPFCGQLLADFGADVIKLEDPGRGDPMREWGREKPHGLSLWWPVVARGKRSVTINLRTEEGQELVRSLVAQSDILLENFRPGTLERWGLDYPTLKKINPGIVLVRVTGYGQTGPYANRAGFGSIGEAMGGIRYVTGDPDSPPSRAGISIGDSLAATFAALGALVAVHNRTITGEGQVVDTAIYEAVLAMMESLIPEYTLGNYIRERTGAVLPNIAPSNIYPTKDGLLLLIAANQDSVFARLTLAMGQPELAEDPRFVSHSARGANQAMLDEIIARWTSSLETGQLEELLQAHGVPEGKIYRAPEMLTDPHFLAREDIITLAHPHFGDMQMHNVAPRLMGTPGRVRWVGPELGEHNFEVLGGLLGLSVDEIAALRERDVV
- a CDS encoding hydantoinase/oxoprolinase family protein, with the protein product MGYRLGVDVGGTFTDLLLIDEESGATHRAKVPSTPGDPSIAVLQGIDLITQRASVDPGELSQVMHGTTVATNAVLEGKGAKVGLVVTEGYRQILQVARSFVPGGLAGWIVWPKPEPLASLENTIEVKERIDARGQVIRHIDQAALRQELERLRTHAIEALTISLMNSFTNDEHELEVARLAEEIFPDIPISLSSKILPEIKEYERTLTTVANSYVRPRASQYLNNLSSELGRRAPGARLHILRSDGGLMGLEVASAAPVNMLMSGPAGGVSGAVWIASQAGYSDLLTFDMGGTSTDVALVQQAIPKVGRETSVGDLTIRASSIDVRTVGAGGGSIAHVPALTKALRVGPQSAGADPGPAAYGRGGTEPTVTDANMVLGYLPSGLLDGEMGLDGEAARGALEPLAEALGIEVERAASGVIDIVNENMFGALRLVSVQQGYDPRDFALVAFGGAGPLHANALGRLMGSWPVIVPPSPGVLCAFGDATTRLRSESSHTYIRRFSEVSSQQVLEELERLRIDAAAELVSQGVAESDQEIGYSIDMRYHGQGFEVTIDVDPAMLTDELLDQTCAKFEAEHERLFTFALDQECELVHLRAIAQGARPKVEALQIEVGDEDASSAVIATKEIYVEGERAPAKIYARSRLRANNRIPGPAIVSEMDSTTLVLPGHEARVDAYGNLIINPVV
- a CDS encoding hydantoinase B/oxoprolinase family protein, whose product is MAQIIETSSQSFASVDVDLVTVDIIENALRNARYEMDAVLFRTAMSPGIREQHDEFPLIADHKGRMVVGQFGSFIGGFLDNYQGTVEEGDIFLTSDPYSCDGAISHANDWLVLMPIYLEGRIVGWAAMFGHMTDVGGKVPGSLPTDAESIFEEGVVIPPTKIYRRGVLNHEMLELILNQVRMKQWNRSDLNAIVAACRTAGRRVVELCGRFGTDVYISTLEQLLERNYRAMEQLILQTVSEERISFTDYLDDDGLGNGPYRIHCTMWREGNKVHLDFEGTDPQSEGPINFFLNVNMFKMFFGIYMIMVFDPQILWNDGFYPLVEVHIPERSLLRPAYPAALSCRTHGLGRIFDILGGLLGQRQPEFLCAAGFSSSPHLMYSGTDQAGEWFQLYQIGFGGIPGRPFGDGPDGHSLWPSFTNVPNEFLEAYFPLVIERYETVADSGGPGFFRGGNGIDIAYRFLEPGTISIHDDRWLTYPWGVNGGLPGARSTKYVIRTNGDTEVLPSKCDHVKVEVGDILHYVTWGGGGWGDPLDRAAELVALEVKRGLVTHEGAKRYGVVLDDHGAVVEPATESLRDEIRQQRGDLAVFDYGAPLDELKRRSMEETGLMAPRDPVFGAR
- a CDS encoding isochorismatase family protein; the protein is MERRPVSEDYRQAGFSGSVGFGVRPAVVVVDLVRAYLDPESPLFSPRYESVLRAVSTLVAAAHASSHPVVFTGVAYAKGGFDGGYFWRKVPSLHVFEDGSTLREFDARLQPEQGDLTIMKQYASAFFGTSLASTLHAVGVDTLLIAGVSTSGCVRATAVDALQFGFRPTIVREAVGDRTESIQQANLFDLEAKYADVCSLDDACAYLGRADIDLR
- a CDS encoding dihydrodipicolinate synthase family protein, translating into MESTPPATLGVMDSHEQTRPTTPSSLFEGIGVALVTLFDEHGDLLAEATAEHAARLVDLGVNGVLVAGSTGEASALTDDERVELVRQVRAALPAHIPVFVGTGQPSARAAVITSMRAVDNGADALLVLSPPRSSDSRPYYEAIAAACPSTPILAYHFPAVSSPGIEVDTLCSLPVAGCKDSSGDAARLLDEVQRFHGALYVGNPVLLALAGILAIQGAILAVANLDPALCHRAIKGDAEAQIAVAGLQQLTAAGFPRVIKQELHKRFGTATGARLG